In Streptomyces canus, one DNA window encodes the following:
- the sucD gene encoding succinate--CoA ligase subunit alpha, producing the protein MAIFLTKESRVLVQGMTGGEGMKHTRRMLAAGTNVVGGVNPRKAGQTVDFDDRLVPVFGSVADAMRATGADVTVVFVPPAFAKAAVVEAADAGIGLVVVITEGIPVHDSVAFTSYAKKKGTRIVGPNCPGLITPGQSNAGIIPADITRSGRVGLVSKSGTLTYQLMYELRDIGFSTCVGIGGDPVVGTTHIDCLAAFQDDPDTELIVLIGEIGGDAEERAATYIHEHVTKPVVGYIAGFTAPEGRTMGHAGAIVSGSAGTAQAKKAALEAVGVKVGNTPTETARLVLALLDTDREDTARETPRA; encoded by the coding sequence ATGGCCATCTTCCTGACCAAGGAGTCCAGGGTCCTCGTCCAGGGCATGACCGGCGGCGAGGGCATGAAACACACCCGGCGCATGCTCGCGGCGGGCACCAACGTGGTCGGCGGCGTCAACCCGCGCAAGGCCGGCCAGACGGTCGACTTCGACGACCGTCTCGTCCCCGTCTTCGGCTCGGTCGCCGACGCCATGCGGGCAACCGGAGCCGACGTCACCGTCGTGTTCGTACCACCCGCCTTCGCCAAAGCGGCGGTTGTCGAGGCCGCCGACGCGGGAATCGGACTGGTCGTCGTCATCACGGAAGGCATCCCCGTCCACGACTCCGTCGCCTTCACCTCGTACGCGAAGAAGAAGGGAACACGGATCGTCGGCCCCAACTGCCCCGGCCTGATCACCCCCGGCCAGTCCAACGCGGGCATCATCCCCGCGGACATCACCCGCTCCGGCCGAGTCGGTCTGGTGTCCAAGTCGGGCACGCTCACCTACCAACTCATGTACGAGCTGCGCGACATCGGCTTCTCCACCTGTGTCGGCATCGGCGGAGACCCCGTCGTCGGCACCACCCACATCGACTGCCTCGCGGCCTTCCAGGACGACCCCGACACCGAACTGATCGTCCTCATCGGGGAGATCGGCGGGGACGCCGAGGAGCGGGCGGCCACGTACATCCATGAGCACGTCACCAAGCCCGTCGTCGGCTACATCGCCGGATTCACCGCGCCCGAGGGCAGGACCATGGGCCACGCGGGCGCCATCGTGTCCGGTTCGGCGGGCACCGCGCAGGCGAAGAAGGCGGCGCTGGAGGCGGTCGGCGTCAAGGTCGGGAACACACCCACCGAGACGGCCCGCCTCGTGCTCGCCCTGCTGGACACGGACCGCGAGGACACGGCCCGCGAGACACCTCGGGCCTGA
- the sucC gene encoding ADP-forming succinate--CoA ligase subunit beta: MDLYEHEARGLFEERGIPVPRAEVTDSPQAARAIARRLGGSVVVKAQVKTGGRGKVGGVRLAADPAEAERAARRILGMDIKGHTVGEVMLAQPVDIETEFYVAYVLDRAAGRFLAIASAEGGMDIEEVAAARPEAVARIHIDPAEGVTSAKAGEIAEAAGLPPQTVDVLVRLWEVLVRQDAVLVEVNPLVRTRQGHILALDGKVTLDDNARFRQARWSTESIVYDDPLEAAAAAKGLNYVKLDGEVGVIGNGAGLVMSTLDVVAGCGARPANFLDIGGGASAQVMADGLGVILSDPAVKSVFVNVFGGITACDAVAAGIVRALDEVRLTKPLVVRLDGNNAARGRAVLDGHAHPLVQQATTMDGAARRAAELATAS; the protein is encoded by the coding sequence ATGGACCTGTACGAGCACGAAGCCCGGGGGCTTTTCGAAGAACGCGGGATCCCGGTGCCCAGGGCGGAGGTCACCGACTCACCCCAGGCAGCCCGTGCGATCGCCCGCCGGCTCGGCGGCAGCGTCGTCGTCAAGGCGCAGGTCAAAACCGGAGGCCGGGGCAAGGTGGGCGGTGTCCGGCTCGCCGCCGATCCGGCCGAGGCCGAGCGGGCGGCACGCCGGATCCTCGGCATGGACATCAAGGGACACACGGTCGGCGAGGTCATGCTGGCCCAACCCGTCGACATCGAGACCGAGTTCTACGTCGCCTACGTTCTCGACCGGGCCGCGGGCCGGTTCCTGGCCATCGCCTCGGCGGAGGGCGGCATGGACATAGAGGAGGTCGCCGCGGCCCGCCCGGAGGCGGTCGCCCGTATCCACATCGACCCCGCCGAAGGTGTCACCTCGGCGAAGGCGGGCGAGATCGCCGAGGCGGCCGGACTGCCACCGCAGACCGTCGACGTTCTCGTACGGCTGTGGGAGGTACTGGTCCGCCAGGACGCGGTCCTCGTCGAGGTCAACCCGCTCGTCCGCACCCGCCAGGGGCACATCCTCGCCCTCGACGGCAAGGTCACCCTCGACGACAACGCCCGTTTCCGGCAGGCCCGTTGGAGTACCGAGAGCATCGTGTACGACGATCCGCTGGAGGCGGCCGCCGCCGCGAAGGGCCTCAACTACGTCAAGCTCGACGGCGAGGTCGGCGTCATCGGCAACGGCGCCGGCCTGGTCATGTCGACCCTCGACGTGGTCGCCGGCTGCGGAGCCCGTCCCGCCAACTTCCTCGACATCGGCGGCGGTGCCTCGGCCCAGGTCATGGCCGACGGACTGGGGGTCATCCTGTCGGACCCGGCGGTGAAGTCCGTGTTCGTCAACGTCTTCGGCGGCATCACCGCCTGCGACGCGGTCGCCGCCGGCATCGTCCGGGCCCTGGACGAGGTCCGGCTCACCAAGCCGCTCGTCGTACGCCTCGACGGCAACAACGCCGCCCGCGGCCGGGCCGTCCTCGACGGGCACGCCCACCCCCTGGTCCAGCAGGCCACGACCATGGACGGCGCCGCCCGCCGTGCCGCCGAACTCGCCACAGCCAGTTGA